GTACTCGATGTCTTCTTCTGGCTCACAGAGCGAATACTACGGATGTGCGTGTCAGGTGCGCTCGCGCTCGAGGGTGTCGGGTACGCGAGACCACCAGAGTCCGGCCACCAGAAGCAGCGCACCGGTCACGGCGAAAGCCGGGCCGAACGAGACCCGCTCCACGATCATCCCGGCCACGATCGGGCCGATCACCGCACCCACGTCGGACGCCATCTGGAAGGCAGCCAGTACGGGTCCTCCGCGCGCCTTCGAGCCGATCACGTCCGCGACCGATGCCTGCTGGGCAGGACTCATCAGGCCCGATCCGATTCCGGCGATCAACGACACCACGAGGAACAACACCGGATCGTGCACATACCCCATCACGACGGTGCCCAGGCCGCACACCGCCAACCCGGCCAGCATGAAGGGTTTGCGTCCGCGTACGTCGGACAGGCGACCGGCACTGGTGAGAACCAGAGCGTTTCCCACTGCGAACACGGTCAGAGCAATACCGACGAACACCTCGGATCGCTGCATCGCCTCGACGACGAACAACGGCACCAACGCCACCCGGACACCGAACACTGCCCAACCGTTGGCGAAATTCGACGCCAACGCGGCCCGATAAGACGGGATTCGGAGAGCAGCGAGCAGCGACATCGTCGGCGGTGCCGAGCC
The nucleotide sequence above comes from Rhodococcoides fascians A25f. Encoded proteins:
- a CDS encoding MFS transporter, which encodes MWVLVSAAFVIALGFGIVAPALPQFAREFGVGYTAASAVISAFALMRLLFAPASGALVQRLGERPVYLIGLLIVAVSTGACALAQTYWQLLVFRGLGGIGSTMFSVSALGLLIRISPPTSRGRISGLYATAFLLGTICGPLVGGALVGFGLRVPFVIYAVALVIAAAVVYFTLGNSELVKPEKGSAPPTMSLLAALRIPSYRAALASNFANGWAVFGVRVALVPLFVVEAMQRSEVFVGIALTVFAVGNALVLTSAGRLSDVRGRKPFMLAGLAVCGLGTVVMGYVHDPVLFLVVSLIAGIGSGLMSPAQQASVADVIGSKARGGPVLAAFQMASDVGAVIGPIVAGMIVERVSFGPAFAVTGALLLVAGLWWSRVPDTLERERT